The genomic interval GCGTGTTCCTGGCGGCCGCCGAGCAGCCCGCCCAGCAGCCCGCCCAGTCCGCCGCCGCCCACCAGGCCCCCCAGAATGCTGCCCAGGTCCCCACCGCGGGCCGGGCCGCCCGTCCCCCCCTGCTGCCGTTGCCGGCCCAGGTACGCCAGTACAAGCGGCGCGAGCATGCTCAGCACCTGCAGGGCGAGCTGCGGATCAAGACCGGACCGGCGGCTGACGGCCTGCGCCGCCTGCATCTGCTGCCCGCCGAAGACGTGTCCCAGAATCTTCTGCCCTTCTGAAGAATCGGGGACCTGCCCCGCCCCGAAGGAGTCCAGGGCGCGTCCGTCATGCCGGTCCAGAGCGCCGGCCAGTGCGTCCAGACCGCCGGGTTGCGTGGCGTTGCGGGTCAGGGCGCCAAGCAGCAGCGGCAGCGCCGCCTGCATGGCCGCCTCGGTCTGCTGGGGTGGCGTGCCGAGCTGCTGTCCCATGGTCTGCTGGGCCTGGCCCATTCCGCCCAGCTGGTTGAAGATGTCCATCATAGGTATGACCTCCAGAAAGTCAGGTGCGCCCAGCCTAAGCTGCCCCGCCCCGCCGGCCGGTAGGGACACG from Deinococcus taeanensis carries:
- a CDS encoding DUF937 domain-containing protein produces the protein MMDIFNQLGGMGQAQQTMGQQLGTPPQQTEAAMQAALPLLLGALTRNATQPGGLDALAGALDRHDGRALDSFGAGQVPDSSEGQKILGHVFGGQQMQAAQAVSRRSGLDPQLALQVLSMLAPLVLAYLGRQRQQGGTGGPARGGDLGSILGGLVGGGGLGGLLGGLLGGRQEHAPQTQRGAGFDGGSGDTSGGGSVLGGGSVLPGYPAGGAPSPAQGGGDLFGTLNRALDRDGDGNALDELIGMFGGQRR